A single region of the Borrelia hermsii DAH genome encodes:
- the grpE gene encoding nucleotide exchange factor GrpE: protein MEEKKRCEESEKIKEQENETLPNEDSPSMGKKVAELENEISNLKDLYLRKQAEFENFRKRLEKDKENFIKFANENIMKDIINFLDNLERAIDSSKQSKDFDTLLSGISMIESEVLSSFDKKYNLKKFGKPGEDFDPSQHEAISIEEKEGVKTPEIVEVYQKGYCYNNRVLRTAKVKVAQSKN, encoded by the coding sequence GTGGAAGAAAAGAAAAGATGCGAAGAATCTGAAAAAATTAAAGAACAAGAAAATGAAACGCTCCCAAATGAAGACAGTCCTAGCATGGGGAAAAAAGTTGCTGAACTAGAAAATGAAATTTCAAATCTAAAAGACTTATATTTAAGGAAACAAGCAGAATTTGAAAATTTTAGAAAAAGACTTGAAAAAGATAAAGAAAATTTTATTAAATTCGCAAATGAAAACATAATGAAAGATATAATTAACTTTCTTGATAATTTAGAAAGAGCAATAGATTCATCAAAACAATCAAAGGATTTTGATACTCTATTATCAGGAATTAGTATGATTGAAAGTGAAGTGCTCTCAAGCTTTGACAAAAAGTATAATCTAAAAAAGTTTGGCAAACCGGGAGAGGACTTTGATCCAAGCCAACATGAAGCAATAAGCATAGAAGAAAAAGAAGGGGTTAAAACTCCTGAAATCGTGGAAGTATACCAAAAAGGATACTGCTACAATAATCGAGTATTAAGAACTGCAAAAGTTAAAGTTGCACAAAGCAAAAATTAA
- a CDS encoding glutathione peroxidase, translated as MSVYGFRARLASGPEISLSDYIRKVLLIVNVASDCSYTNQYQDLEVLYKIYKRRGFLILGFPCNQFGFQEPGSNNEILKFCRTVYNVSFPIFSKIDVNGENAHPLYRYLREKSPEEFKGDIRWNFTKFLINREGNVVGRYTPKIAPIKMKDDIEKWLSVI; from the coding sequence ATGAGTGTGTATGGTTTTAGAGCAAGGCTTGCATCAGGGCCTGAAATTTCTCTTTCAGATTATATTCGAAAAGTATTGCTTATAGTTAATGTGGCAAGTGATTGTAGTTATACAAATCAATATCAGGATTTGGAAGTGCTTTACAAGATATATAAACGGCGGGGGTTTTTAATATTGGGATTTCCTTGTAATCAGTTTGGATTTCAGGAGCCTGGATCAAATAATGAGATTTTAAAATTTTGTCGGACAGTTTATAATGTCTCATTTCCTATTTTTTCTAAAATTGATGTTAATGGTGAGAATGCACATCCTTTATATAGATATCTAAGAGAAAAATCTCCAGAGGAATTTAAAGGAGATATTCGTTGGAATTTTACTAAATTTTTAATAAACCGAGAAGGCAATGTGGTAGGTAGGTATACTCCTAAGATAGCCCCAATTAAAATGAAAGATGATATTGAGAAATGGTTAAGTGTGATTTAG
- the nadE gene encoding NAD(+) synthase, which yields MKICIAQTKCRLFKFKQILSEFKENYEYAIQNKVDILVFPFIFIGGIEYKNLFDRAEYLSKILYCLDFIKEQVDDRLCVVFGHYSFYEGKLLDCISVVNNHRFVLTSREVNVPVLFDYKGKSIAVLNLGDELLFQGFDEKFSASFSNIDYLLIPSKSYFTGDKNNLRLEFFKKIAVKNNLEVAYANLYGTYDSIVFDGLSFFINKYGKIKQAREFKDDILFNERFHDLELDCESKIFDRLIEALISSLKEYVKLSGFDKVHLGVSGGIDSALVAYIACVALGAHRVVGVSMPSRFSSKGSVFDAKELARELGFKLIDMPIESMFQSALEFFDGYFDTKGVTEENLQARLRGIFLMSYSNANKSLLLNTGNKSEIAVGYCTLYGDSCGGIALIGDLFKRDVYSLAKYINLKEGRSVIPVDILLKEPSAELRPGQKDSDSLPRYEILDEILSQYLLKNESLELLYESFGKEVVTKVLDLYSRSEYKRRKGPMIVKVSRKAFGNDILLPISRVALTEDE from the coding sequence GTGAAAATATGTATAGCGCAGACAAAATGTAGACTTTTTAAGTTTAAACAGATTCTGAGTGAGTTTAAGGAAAATTATGAGTATGCTATTCAAAATAAGGTTGATATTTTAGTTTTTCCTTTTATTTTTATTGGGGGCATTGAGTACAAGAATTTATTTGATAGGGCAGAATATTTGAGCAAAATTCTTTATTGCCTTGATTTTATAAAAGAGCAAGTTGATGATAGACTTTGTGTTGTATTTGGACATTATAGTTTTTATGAGGGTAAATTATTAGATTGCATATCTGTAGTAAATAATCATCGGTTTGTCTTGACATCTAGGGAAGTCAATGTGCCGGTTTTATTTGATTATAAGGGTAAAAGTATTGCTGTATTAAATCTGGGAGATGAGCTTTTATTTCAGGGATTTGATGAAAAATTTAGTGCGTCTTTTAGTAACATTGATTATCTCTTAATTCCATCAAAGTCTTATTTTACTGGAGATAAGAATAATTTGAGGCTTGAATTTTTCAAAAAAATAGCTGTTAAAAATAATTTGGAAGTTGCTTATGCCAATTTATATGGTACTTATGATTCTATTGTATTTGATGGTTTGAGTTTTTTTATTAATAAATACGGTAAAATAAAACAGGCTAGAGAATTTAAAGACGATATTTTATTTAATGAAAGATTTCATGATTTAGAGCTTGACTGTGAGTCTAAAATTTTTGATAGACTTATTGAAGCATTGATAAGTAGTTTAAAAGAATATGTTAAGCTTTCTGGGTTTGATAAAGTTCATTTGGGTGTTTCTGGAGGCATTGATTCTGCTCTTGTTGCTTATATTGCATGTGTTGCTTTAGGGGCTCATAGAGTTGTTGGCGTTTCTATGCCTAGTAGGTTTTCATCAAAAGGATCTGTTTTTGATGCAAAAGAACTTGCTAGAGAATTGGGATTTAAGTTAATTGATATGCCTATTGAAAGCATGTTTCAATCTGCTTTAGAGTTTTTTGATGGGTATTTTGATACAAAGGGAGTTACTGAGGAAAATCTTCAAGCTAGACTTAGAGGGATTTTTTTAATGTCTTATAGTAATGCAAATAAATCTTTGCTTCTAAATACTGGAAATAAAAGTGAAATTGCTGTTGGTTATTGCACTCTTTATGGCGATTCTTGTGGTGGAATTGCTTTAATTGGTGATTTATTTAAGCGAGATGTTTATAGTCTTGCAAAATATATTAATTTAAAAGAAGGAAGATCAGTTATTCCTGTTGATATTCTTTTAAAAGAACCTTCTGCCGAGCTTAGACCTGGTCAAAAAGACAGCGATTCTCTTCCTAGGTATGAAATTCTTGATGAGATATTAAGTCAATATTTACTTAAAAATGAGTCCTTGGAGTTGCTTTATGAATCTTTTGGAAAAGAAGTGGTTACAAAGGTGTTAGATCTTTATTCTAGAAGTGAGTATAAAAGAAGGAAAGGCCCTATGATAGTTAAAGTTTCTAGAAAAGCTTTTGGTAATGACATTTTACTTCCTATTTCAAGAGTTGCGTTAACTGAGGATGAATAG
- a CDS encoding SpoIIE family protein phosphatase has translation MNSNNVISILNEFSLKLEEIFLLINTDSSELYKETPRYFYNDITNYLELTLEIANKFQGEFEDPQDLNLGKFLIRSMKCDLISYLYLSLELIDNAMRYSEIKDAGIAFFKAIAFKISSIISYIEIELENVVLSSAIASRQALNKDGHKILIFSCDSMYSKKLKDHLILKDYAVLSTNTVDLFNQLLCNDFYDLIIFDLSSDKDIQLILNLLKNVKNNSFYEMIPVIVISQINRKDIIQTFIEEQVDDYFLRNLDFLVLDLRISSFLEKKKVIEQGQKYLDLILHNREYFESELIEAGNYIETLLPMKMQNEFFSSNWIFVPSKRIGGDFFNYYFVNDDNLIIYLIDISGHGVGSALLSLSVSSVINSYIMNNNDISPSKVLRYVNSYFVKFKSDMLITLWYGVLNVKTRHLRFASAGAPPAVVLSAEDNIYLQTRGAILGIEEMYSCEENEYSLSKFSHLVLFSDGVYEIENKQDIIMSIDDFYKILKKNSYDLNDFILVSLYEKMLNLSKYNAFRDDFSILEFILN, from the coding sequence ATGAATAGTAATAATGTTATTAGTATATTAAATGAGTTTAGTTTAAAATTAGAAGAGATTTTCTTGCTTATCAATACTGATTCTTCTGAACTTTACAAAGAGACTCCTAGATATTTTTATAATGATATTACAAATTATCTTGAATTAACTTTAGAGATCGCTAATAAATTTCAGGGGGAATTCGAAGACCCACAAGACTTAAATTTAGGCAAATTTTTGATTAGAAGTATGAAATGCGATTTAATTTCTTATTTATATTTATCTTTGGAATTAATAGATAATGCTATGCGTTATAGTGAGATTAAAGATGCTGGTATTGCCTTTTTTAAGGCCATTGCTTTTAAGATCTCATCGATAATATCTTATATAGAGATTGAGCTTGAGAATGTGGTTCTCTCTTCTGCTATTGCAAGTAGACAAGCTTTAAATAAAGATGGACATAAGATATTAATTTTCTCTTGTGATAGTATGTATAGTAAAAAGCTTAAAGACCATTTGATTTTAAAAGACTATGCTGTTTTATCTACAAATACTGTGGACTTATTTAATCAGTTACTCTGTAATGATTTTTATGATTTAATTATTTTTGATTTAAGTTCGGATAAAGATATACAGTTGATTTTAAACTTGCTTAAGAATGTTAAGAATAATAGTTTTTATGAAATGATTCCTGTTATTGTTATTTCTCAAATAAATAGGAAAGATATTATTCAGACTTTTATTGAAGAGCAAGTCGATGATTATTTTTTAAGAAATCTAGATTTCTTGGTATTAGATCTTAGGATAAGTAGTTTTCTTGAAAAGAAAAAGGTTATAGAACAGGGACAAAAATATTTAGATCTTATACTTCATAATAGAGAATATTTCGAGAGTGAGCTAATTGAGGCTGGGAATTATATTGAAACTTTATTGCCCATGAAGATGCAAAATGAATTTTTTAGTTCTAATTGGATTTTTGTTCCATCAAAACGAATTGGCGGTGATTTTTTTAATTATTATTTTGTTAATGATGATAATTTAATAATCTATTTGATAGATATTTCAGGTCATGGAGTAGGTTCTGCACTTTTATCCCTTAGCGTTTCAAGTGTTATTAATTCTTATATCATGAACAATAATGATATAAGTCCTTCTAAGGTATTAAGATATGTTAACAGTTATTTTGTTAAGTTTAAAAGTGATATGCTGATTACATTGTGGTATGGTGTTTTAAATGTAAAAACAAGACATCTAAGGTTTGCATCAGCAGGAGCACCACCTGCTGTTGTTTTAAGTGCTGAGGATAATATTTATCTTCAGACAAGAGGGGCGATTCTTGGGATTGAAGAGATGTATTCTTGTGAGGAAAATGAATATTCATTGAGTAAGTTTTCGCATCTCGTACTCTTTAGTGATGGTGTTTATGAGATTGAAAATAAGCAAGATATAATAATGTCTATTGATGATTTTTATAAGATATTGAAAAAAAATTCATATGATTTAAATGATTTTATTTTAGTAAGTCTTTATGAAAAGATGTTGAATTTATCAAAATATAATGCCTTTAGGGATGATTTTTCTATTTTGGAGTTTATTCTTAATTAG
- a CDS encoding type III pantothenate kinase has product MNKFVGAVQLIIDIGNTSISFALYRLDKMQIYCKLGTKRDLSFKELYKFLKVKFDYKVDQVFVSSVVPVIDTVLINAIVSLYKVNPLFIRFDLSYDLSFNLYNNNRFVLGSDVFANLVGAIEYYNINDALVVDLGTACTIFAISRREGILGGLINGGPFTDLNALIQNAYLLNDFNLAVPKKLLGLSTIDSVNSGVIYQYKYLIEGVYHELRHNYDKEFRLIITGGNSYLVLPLISVDFIANLYLTLEGIRILGNAFKGDY; this is encoded by the coding sequence ATGAATAAATTTGTTGGTGCAGTTCAGTTAATCATTGATATTGGAAACACAAGTATATCTTTTGCATTGTATAGACTGGACAAAATGCAGATATATTGCAAGCTTGGCACAAAACGTGATTTGAGCTTTAAGGAGCTTTATAAGTTTCTTAAGGTTAAATTTGACTACAAGGTTGATCAAGTGTTTGTAAGTAGTGTTGTACCTGTTATTGACACAGTACTTATCAATGCAATTGTTTCCCTTTATAAGGTAAATCCTTTATTCATTCGATTTGATTTAAGTTATGACTTAAGTTTTAATCTTTATAATAACAATAGATTCGTATTAGGGTCGGATGTTTTTGCAAATCTTGTTGGAGCTATTGAGTATTATAATATTAATGATGCTTTGGTAGTAGATCTTGGAACAGCTTGTACTATTTTTGCGATTAGCAGAAGGGAAGGTATACTTGGTGGTCTTATTAATGGTGGGCCATTCACAGATTTGAATGCATTAATTCAGAATGCATATCTTTTAAATGATTTTAATCTTGCAGTACCAAAAAAATTGCTAGGTTTATCAACTATTGATAGTGTAAATAGTGGTGTAATTTATCAGTATAAGTATTTAATAGAAGGCGTTTATCATGAACTTAGACATAATTATGATAAGGAATTTAGATTGATAATTACAGGTGGAAATTCTTATTTAGTTTTACCTTTAATAAGCGTGGATTTTATAGCTAATTTGTATTTGACCCTTGAAGGAATTAGGATTTTGGGAAATGCTTTTAAAGGTGATTATTAG
- a CDS encoding TIGR02757 family protein, which yields MKQKNKDTILDILEIIYSKYNKREFVHPDPLEFLYKYTEKEDIELAGLISSSLALGRVEQILKAIDCVLKPLGSKPSKTLKTLTKEDLKTTYKDFTYRFFKTEDIIRLLIPLKKIQEKYLTIENLLYNIYKKNKNFISSLNELITQMENINEHSFSIILPKPSKGSACKRLFLFLRWMIRKDDVDLGIWNKFSPSDLIIPMDTHMRDISSKLFNLQNNKNVSLKRAIEVTKHFSKKNKDDPVKYDFSLTRFGINRTFNKEELFTNIFKFKY from the coding sequence ATGAAGCAAAAAAATAAGGATACTATATTAGACATATTAGAAATTATATATAGCAAATACAATAAACGAGAATTTGTGCATCCAGATCCACTAGAATTTTTGTACAAATATACAGAAAAAGAAGATATTGAACTTGCAGGTCTCATTAGCTCATCACTCGCACTAGGAAGAGTTGAACAAATATTAAAAGCAATTGATTGCGTTTTAAAACCACTTGGAAGCAAACCTTCAAAAACACTCAAAACACTTACAAAAGAAGATTTAAAGACAACATATAAAGACTTTACTTATAGATTTTTCAAAACAGAAGATATTATAAGACTACTAATACCTTTGAAAAAAATACAAGAAAAATACTTAACAATTGAAAATTTACTCTATAACATTTACAAAAAAAATAAAAACTTCATATCAAGCCTAAACGAACTAATAACACAAATGGAAAATATCAATGAACACTCATTCAGCATAATACTTCCAAAACCTTCAAAGGGAAGTGCCTGTAAAAGACTATTTCTATTCTTAAGATGGATGATAAGAAAAGATGATGTTGACTTAGGAATTTGGAATAAATTCAGCCCATCAGATTTAATAATTCCAATGGATACTCACATGAGAGACATCTCATCAAAACTATTTAATCTCCAAAACAACAAAAATGTAAGTCTTAAGAGAGCAATAGAAGTCACAAAACATTTCTCAAAAAAGAATAAAGATGACCCTGTAAAATATGATTTTTCTTTAACCCGATTTGGAATAAACAGAACATTTAATAAAGAAGAACTATTTACAAACATTTTCAAATTTAAATACTAG
- a CDS encoding glucosaminidase domain-containing protein, translating into MQKKFILLAISLILLTVKSYCIEEIIEINTEIQKEKYIPFLLSKGKSQVEDLIRYTLKMNPHLEAEYVKTIAQTYIDEAIIEGINYDIAYAQMLLETGILKFNGIVSKEQHNFSGIGATDNFTKGNSFSNIKEGIRAHIQHLKAYASRQNINSNMVDPRFYLVKRGSAPTIYDLTGKWAKDKLYDKKLKKILLGLLEFDEAKK; encoded by the coding sequence ATGCAAAAAAAATTCATACTGTTAGCAATATCTTTGATATTGCTAACAGTAAAGAGTTACTGTATTGAAGAAATAATTGAAATAAATACTGAAATACAAAAAGAAAAATATATTCCCTTCCTACTAAGTAAAGGAAAAAGTCAAGTAGAAGATCTTATAAGATATACATTAAAAATGAATCCCCACCTTGAAGCAGAATACGTTAAAACAATTGCACAAACTTACATAGATGAAGCCATAATTGAAGGCATAAATTATGATATTGCCTATGCTCAAATGCTACTTGAAACAGGCATTTTAAAATTTAATGGTATCGTTTCTAAAGAACAGCATAATTTCTCAGGCATAGGAGCTACTGATAACTTTACAAAGGGAAATTCTTTTTCTAATATCAAAGAAGGAATAAGAGCACATATTCAACATTTAAAAGCTTATGCTTCAAGACAAAACATAAATTCCAATATGGTTGATCCTAGATTTTACCTCGTCAAAAGAGGCTCTGCTCCAACAATATATGATCTTACCGGAAAATGGGCCAAAGATAAACTTTATGATAAAAAGTTAAAAAAAATATTGCTTGGATTATTAGAATTTGATGAAGCAAAAAAATAA
- a CDS encoding MBL fold metallo-hydrolase codes for MLGIFLGTGASSGVPMLNCSCRVCSLNFGKNKRLRSAFFLSLYGMNLLIDTGPDIRAQLLRENIVKLDLVLYTHEHYDHIMGLDDIKFYTRTAPLPIYARESTMQHIKNAFPHNFSSKVSISGKANIIPGLAVDLQQIFFRGIKIMPIPLLHGDIISLGYRIDNLAYLTDVKSIPEISYNYLKGLDVLVIDALRIKPHPGHLNFDDAINEVKKINPKIAYFTHISHDILHEEFDYLKRDDIYLAYDGLQIHV; via the coding sequence ATGTTGGGAATCTTTTTAGGAACCGGTGCATCAAGTGGTGTTCCTATGTTGAATTGCAGTTGTAGAGTATGCAGTTTAAACTTTGGTAAGAATAAAAGACTTAGAAGTGCCTTTTTCCTTAGTTTATATGGAATGAACTTGTTAATCGATACAGGTCCTGATATTAGAGCTCAGCTTTTAAGAGAAAATATCGTTAAGTTGGATTTGGTATTGTATACTCATGAGCATTATGATCATATTATGGGTCTTGATGATATTAAATTTTATACAAGGACTGCTCCTTTGCCTATTTATGCGCGAGAGAGCACAATGCAACACATTAAAAATGCCTTTCCGCATAATTTTTCGTCAAAAGTATCTATAAGTGGGAAAGCAAATATTATTCCTGGATTGGCAGTGGATTTGCAACAAATTTTTTTTAGAGGAATAAAGATAATGCCAATTCCTTTATTACATGGAGATATAATTAGTTTAGGCTATAGAATAGATAATCTAGCATATCTTACTGATGTTAAATCTATTCCTGAAATTTCTTACAACTATTTAAAGGGCTTGGATGTACTCGTAATAGATGCCTTAAGGATTAAACCTCATCCTGGACATCTGAATTTTGATGATGCTATTAATGAGGTTAAAAAAATAAATCCTAAGATTGCTTATTTTACACATATTTCACATGATATCCTGCATGAGGAATTTGATTATCTAAAGAGAGATGATATTTATTTGGCTTATGATGGGCTGCAGATACATGTTTAA
- the xth gene encoding exodeoxyribonuclease III: protein MNLISWNVNGIRAVFGKGFFEFIEKYNPDILCLQETKACKEQLPKELISIEGYYSYFSKSIIKGYSGVALYSKIEPIKLENMRMEIFDREGRCLIAHYRDFILINAYFPNSQALRKRLNYKLEFLMSLESIANSFVTAGKNVVICGDFNIAHTEIDLSNPKSSRESAGFYIEETTWMDNFLNGGYVDTFRMFNGEPGNYTWWDYRTRARERNIGWRIDYFLVNKVFKSEVRDALILNEVMGSDHCPVFLELKQ, encoded by the coding sequence ATGAATTTAATTTCTTGGAATGTCAATGGAATAAGAGCTGTTTTTGGTAAGGGTTTCTTTGAGTTTATTGAAAAATATAATCCGGATATCTTGTGTCTTCAGGAAACCAAGGCTTGCAAAGAGCAGTTACCAAAAGAGCTTATTAGCATTGAGGGGTATTATTCTTATTTTTCAAAATCCATAATCAAGGGTTATAGTGGGGTTGCTCTTTATTCAAAGATTGAGCCTATTAAATTAGAGAATATGAGAATGGAAATATTTGATAGAGAAGGGAGATGTCTTATTGCTCATTATCGTGATTTTATCCTTATTAATGCGTATTTTCCTAATTCCCAAGCTTTAAGAAAAAGACTTAATTATAAGCTTGAATTTTTAATGAGCCTTGAATCTATTGCAAATTCATTTGTAACTGCTGGAAAGAATGTTGTTATTTGTGGTGATTTTAATATTGCGCATACAGAAATTGATCTTTCTAATCCTAAGTCCAGCAGAGAATCTGCTGGTTTTTATATTGAAGAGACTACTTGGATGGATAACTTTTTAAATGGAGGTTATGTAGATACCTTTAGAATGTTTAACGGGGAGCCAGGTAACTATACTTGGTGGGATTATAGAACAAGGGCAAGAGAGCGTAATATAGGTTGGAGGATTGATTATTTTCTTGTAAATAAAGTCTTTAAATCTGAGGTAAGGGATGCTTTAATTTTAAATGAGGTAATGGGTAGCGATCATTGTCCTGTTTTTTTAGAGTTAAAGCAGTAA
- a CDS encoding M16 family metallopeptidase: protein MKYEHIHINNISILKFVFLILVFLFLSCSSAKLKVDKNLVSGQLENGLKYYIYGNQLPSKAVHMGVLFNVGSLNEEENERGLAHYLEHMAFKGTADYPGGEGVFEVLKKFGMKFGADINAYTSFDKTYYHLDLPDGGNESEIDEALNVLRNWAFQIEFDETEIDKERNVVLEEKKRGDNYSGRVAEKMFGVILGDSKYAVRFPIGLEERILSFKSEDFKKFYKKWYRPDLTSIIVVGDIAPDKIENKIRERFASLEKPVSEPEKVKINLGTSIDEKFISIEDIEIPFPSLNFVIKKRIKNNSFDTVDYVARMVEKTLLDELFVNRFYELKIAGTNYFMSFDKFDSEFKSDDNYVLINEISFKINPEHFKEAIEGFFYEIERIKRFGFTKGEIDKIKSKLISSAKLSKDNINKRYSSSIARTLVDSISQDSLMFDMNEYFDIIIEHLNKISLREISNFAKREASIDDMAIIYSYSKKFHPNLTFEEMKELRDLALEREIKPYDDISIQGEFFKKSLESKNIIDEKELSDGISSFMLENGVEVYFKQNDQKKNVVNFRASSWGGLLSEDAELVPVLSLAPGVVSNSGYGDYSQLQVEKYLSDKVVSLTPTVGDQMSIINGSADTKDIETLFKLIYFTFNEPKIDDVVLQSTIDDVKATIKSKENSSKYLFNSAVRRFYNNDDYRLRDIKESDLKNVSKGVLLDFYKRRFTYANNFKFVFVGDVDLETIKNLSSKYLGNLSSKKLDEFRDLDYSYKKSTDRIVIKKGEDSTSTVCILYPFKFNYTPEDLINYEALASLLTEGLVKTIRRKQSSVYSIGASFDYLLRKHSNSDGFLTVYFTVEPKVLDNVLKAVNEYILEKQKVAFVDEDFNYIKKNIIKNHNISSESNGYWISKILYTVIWYGALRDTFSAKFIENNLSKDTINMLFKKIDVKQGVEIVLSPEKGN, encoded by the coding sequence ATGAAATACGAACATATTCATATTAACAATATTAGTATATTAAAATTTGTCTTTTTAATTTTGGTCTTTCTGTTTTTATCTTGTTCATCTGCTAAGTTAAAGGTTGATAAAAACTTAGTAAGTGGCCAGCTTGAAAATGGACTTAAATATTATATTTATGGCAATCAACTTCCAAGTAAGGCTGTTCATATGGGAGTTTTGTTTAATGTTGGATCTTTAAACGAAGAGGAAAATGAGAGAGGTTTGGCTCATTATCTTGAACATATGGCTTTTAAGGGTACAGCGGATTATCCTGGTGGTGAGGGTGTTTTTGAAGTTCTTAAGAAATTTGGGATGAAATTTGGAGCTGATATTAATGCTTATACTAGTTTTGATAAAACTTATTATCACCTTGATTTGCCAGATGGTGGTAATGAGTCAGAGATTGATGAGGCCTTGAATGTATTAAGGAACTGGGCTTTTCAAATTGAATTTGATGAAACAGAAATAGATAAAGAGCGTAATGTTGTTCTTGAAGAGAAAAAGCGTGGAGATAATTATTCTGGTAGGGTAGCTGAAAAAATGTTCGGGGTTATTTTGGGCGATAGTAAATATGCAGTCAGATTTCCTATTGGACTTGAAGAGAGAATTTTATCTTTTAAATCAGAAGATTTTAAGAAATTTTATAAGAAATGGTATAGACCAGATCTTACTAGCATCATTGTTGTGGGAGATATTGCTCCTGATAAAATTGAAAATAAAATAAGAGAACGGTTTGCATCTTTAGAGAAACCGGTAAGTGAGCCTGAAAAGGTTAAAATAAATTTGGGTACGAGCATTGATGAAAAATTTATAAGTATAGAAGATATTGAGATACCATTTCCTAGTCTGAATTTTGTTATTAAAAAGAGGATTAAAAATAATAGTTTTGATACTGTTGATTATGTTGCAAGAATGGTTGAGAAAACCTTATTAGATGAGCTTTTTGTAAATAGATTTTATGAGTTAAAGATCGCTGGAACAAATTATTTTATGTCATTTGATAAATTTGATTCGGAATTTAAATCCGATGATAATTATGTTTTGATTAATGAAATTTCATTTAAGATTAATCCAGAGCATTTTAAAGAAGCTATTGAAGGGTTTTTCTATGAAATTGAGAGAATTAAGAGATTTGGTTTTACAAAAGGTGAAATCGATAAGATCAAGTCTAAGCTTATAAGTTCTGCTAAGCTAAGCAAGGATAATATCAATAAGCGATATTCATCTAGTATTGCACGTACCTTAGTAGATAGTATTTCTCAAGATTCTTTGATGTTTGATATGAATGAATATTTTGATATTATTATTGAGCATCTAAATAAAATTAGCCTAAGAGAAATATCAAATTTTGCCAAGCGTGAAGCATCCATAGATGATATGGCTATTATTTATTCTTATTCTAAGAAATTTCATCCCAATTTAACTTTTGAAGAGATGAAAGAATTGCGTGATCTTGCTTTAGAGAGAGAAATTAAACCTTATGATGATATATCAATTCAGGGTGAATTCTTTAAAAAGTCTTTGGAAAGTAAAAATATTATTGATGAGAAAGAATTATCTGATGGAATTTCATCATTTATGCTGGAGAATGGAGTTGAAGTTTACTTTAAGCAAAATGATCAGAAAAAAAATGTAGTTAATTTTAGAGCATCTTCTTGGGGTGGTTTGTTAAGTGAGGATGCTGAACTTGTTCCTGTTTTGTCTTTAGCCCCAGGAGTAGTTTCTAATTCAGGGTATGGGGATTATTCTCAGCTTCAAGTTGAAAAATATTTGTCAGATAAGGTTGTAAGTTTAACCCCAACAGTTGGTGATCAAATGTCGATCATTAATGGTAGCGCTGATACTAAGGATATTGAAACTCTTTTTAAGCTTATATACTTTACATTTAATGAGCCAAAGATAGATGATGTTGTTTTGCAAAGTACCATTGATGATGTAAAAGCAACAATTAAGAGTAAGGAGAATAGTTCTAAATATCTTTTTAATAGTGCTGTTAGGAGATTTTATAATAATGATGATTACCGTTTGAGAGACATTAAAGAATCTGATTTGAAAAATGTATCAAAGGGTGTTCTTTTGGATTTCTATAAAAGGAGATTTACTTATGCAAATAACTTCAAATTTGTTTTTGTGGGAGATGTTGACTTAGAGACAATAAAAAATCTTTCAAGTAAGTATTTAGGTAATTTAAGTTCCAAAAAATTGGATGAGTTTAGAGATTTGGATTATTCTTATAAGAAAAGTACGGATAGAATAGTTATAAAAAAAGGTGAGGATTCAACTAGTACTGTGTGCATTTTGTATCCTTTTAAGTTCAATTATACACCTGAGGATCTTATAAATTATGAGGCTTTAGCATCGCTATTAACTGAAGGTCTTGTTAAAACTATTAGAAGAAAGCAATCTAGCGTTTATTCAATAGGAGCATCTTTTGATTATTTACTTAGAAAACATTCTAATTCGGATGGTTTTTTAACTGTGTATTTTACTGTTGAACCTAAGGTCTTAGATAATGTCTTGAAGGCTGTTAATGAGTATATATTAGAAAAACAAAAAGTAGCTTTTGTGGACGAGGATTTTAATTATATTAAGAAGAATATTATTAAAAATCATAATATTAGTTCTGAATCTAATGGGTATTGGATTTCAAAGATATTATATACAGTTATTTGGTATGGTGCCTTAAGAGATACTTTCAGTGCTAAATTTATTGAAAATAATTTAAGTAAAGACACCATAAATATGTTGTTTAAGAAAATTGATGTTAAGCAAGGAGTAGAGATTGTATTAAGCCCAGAAAAGGGTAATTAA